One window of the Nicotiana tabacum cultivar K326 chromosome 4, ASM71507v2, whole genome shotgun sequence genome contains the following:
- the LOC142179808 gene encoding uncharacterized protein LOC142179808: protein MGLNMAINLNVHELLVMGDSDLLIRQAQGDWETRDIKLIPYRQCVEDLSKRFKSIEFRYIPRFHNELADALATLASMLPYPGNTHIDPLEIQIRDQHGYCNTIEAEPDGEPWYRDIKQFLKTREYPEHANRDQKRTIRRLSNGFFLSGEILYKRTLDLNLLRCVDAKEAEMIMKEVHSGVCGPHMNGYVLAKKILRAGYYWLTMERDCFCFVCKCHQCQIHTVIPAEIEIPSLRIIVEAGIEDTEWVKSRLEQLNLIDEKRLAVVFAKYGLDVQKNKIPSLARESGTFDLNTSRTSFDIMHAKT, encoded by the exons atgggtcTGAACATGGCAATAAACCTAAATGTGCATGAATTGTTGgtgatgggagattcagatttgcttattcGGCAGGCTCAAGGTgattgggagactcgagacatcaagctcattccatatagacaatgtgtggaggatcttagcaaaaggttcaagtccatcgaattcaggtacattcccaggtttcacaatgaattagctgatgccttggccaccctggcctcaatgcttccatatccgggtaatactcacattgacccattagaaattcaaattcgggatcaacatggttattgcaatacaattgaagcagaaccagatggtgaaccatggtatcgtGATATTAAGCAGTTtctgaaaacaagagaatatccggaacatgctaatagggatcaaaagagaactattaggcgactctctaatggtttctttttgagtggggaaatcctatacaaaagaactctggatttgaatttgttgagatgtgtagatgCCAAAGAAGCTGAAATGATTATGAAGGAGGTGCATTCGGGAGtttgtggtccgcacatgaatggatatgttctagcaaagaaaatccttcgggcaggatattattggcttactatggaacgAGATTGCTTTTGTTTTGTTTGCAAGTGCCACCAGTGTCAGATTCACA cGGTCATACCTGCTGAAATTGAGATTCCCTCTctccgaatcattgttgaagcagGGATTGAGGACACTGAATGGGTGAAGtcccgattggaacagttgaatttgattgatgaaaagcgtttGGCG GTTGTTTTTGCAAAGTACGGATTGGATGTGCAAAAAAATAAGATTCCATCTCTCGCCAGAGAAAGTGGAACGTTTGATCTCAATACCAGCCGAACCAGCTTTGACATAATGCATgctaagacatag